A single Macaca fascicularis isolate 582-1 chromosome 13, T2T-MFA8v1.1 DNA region contains:
- the TSPYL6 gene encoding testis-specific Y-encoded-like protein 6, whose product MSLLESPHRPATLDRAPEDPHQGQRSREKSKATQVMADVFEGRLEPVVLPPPQLPEEGVAPQDPADSGRTFHILVDGSRSRGAIKAGQEVTLPPAEGLEAASISLTTDGSLKNGFPGEETPGLDGEKAVETCGAGRSESEVIAEGKAEDVKPEECAMLSAPVDEKLGGEEMDMAEGNRATDEVNKDAGPGPRPGPLNVGLHLNPLESIQLELDSVNAEADRALLQVERRFGQMHEYYLEQRNDIIRNIPGFWVTAFRHHPQLSAMIRGQDAEMLSYLTNLEVKELRHPRTGCKFKFFFRRNPYFRNKLIVKVYEVRSFGQVVSFSTLIMWRQGHGPQSFIHRNRHVICSFFAWFSDHSLPESDRIAQIIKEDLWPNPLQYYLLDEDAHRARRRPMREPVEIPRPFGFQSG is encoded by the coding sequence ATGAGCCTCCTGGAGAGTCCTCACAGGCCTGCTACTCTCGACCGTGCCCCGGAAGACCCGCACCAGGGCCAGAGGTCCCGAGAGAAGAGCAAGGCGACACAGGTAATGGCAGATGTGTTTGAGGGCCGCTTGGAGCCAGTCGTGCTCCCACCGCCCCAGCTTCCAGAGGAGGGGGTCGCACCCCAGGATCCCGCAGATAGTGGCCGTACTTTCCACATCTTGGTCGATGGGAGTCGCAGTCGTGGAGCCATCAAAGCTGGACAGGAAGTGACTCTACCACCCGCGGAGGGCCTAGAAGCAGCTTCTATCTCGCTGACAACTGACGGCAGCCTCAAAAATGGCTTTCCGGGTGAAGAGACGCCCGGCCTAGATGGGGAGAAGGCTGTAGAAACCTGTGGTGCAGGGAGGTCGGAGTCTGAAGTGATTGCAGAGGGGAAGGCCGAGGACGTGAAGCCTGAGGAGTGTGCCATGCTCTCAGCCCCAGTCGATGAGAAGCTAGGAGGCGAGGAAATGGACATGGCGGAAGGAAACAGAGCAACAGATGAGGTAAATAAGGATGCAGGGCCTGGGCCCCGGCCCGGGCCCCTGAACGTGGGTCTCCACCTGAACCCCCTGGAGTCCATCCAGCTGGAACTGGACTCCGTGAATGCCGAGGCTGACAGGGCCCTCCTGCAGGTGGAGCGCAGGTTTGGGCAGATGCATGAATACTACCTAGAGCAGAGGAATGACATCATTCGCAATATCCCGGGCTTCTGGGTCACTGCTTTCCGCCACCACCCACAGCTGTCTGCCATGATTAGAGGCCAAGATGCCGAGATGTTAAGCTACTTAACCAATTTGGAAGTGAAGGAGCTCAGACACCCTAGGACAGGCTGCAAGTTTAAGTTCTTCTTTCGAAGAAACCCTTACTTCAGAAACAAGCTCATCGTCAAGGTGTATGAGGTCAGATCCTTCGGCCAAGTGGTGTCTTTTTCCACTCTAATCATGTGGCGCCAGGGCCATGGACCCCAGTCCTTCATTCATAGGAACCGACATGTCATCTGCAGCTTCTTCGCCTGGTTTTCAGACCACAGCCTTCCAGAGTCCGACAGGATTGCTCAGATTATTAAAGAGGACCTCTGGCCAAATCCACTGCAGTACTACCTGTTGGATGAAGACGCCCATAGAGCTAGACGTCGCCCGATGAGGGAGCCAGTGGAGATCCCCAGGCCCTTTGGATTCCAGTCTGGTTAA